A segment of the Fusarium musae strain F31 chromosome 2, whole genome shotgun sequence genome:
CCTCAGGGCTTCATGTATGAATCTGGCGCACTTCATGCTGGAGATGTCAGCTTTGGACTCCAGGCTGCACGAACAGCCCTTGGAAAGCGCATCACCAAGGAATGGGTCGTCATCGGACATAGTGAAGGTGGTATGACTGCCTGGAGAACTGACGAACGAGAGGCCAAGCCCAGCAAGGCCACTGGTGGCTTCCTCGGTGCTGTGGCAATCGCCCCAGCTCTCCAGCCCATCAAGCTCATTCCCGAGTCCTTCCGACGGGCAAAAGATGGTCCAGCTGGCGATGTTGTGtctatcttcctcctccaatcCATCTCACGCCTCTACCCCTCCATCAAGGTTGAAGACTACGCCACGGACATTGTCCTCAGCCGCATCGCCCTTGCAGACCAGGGTTGTATTAACACAGGAGGCACACTCTATGGTAGCCTTACCGTGAAACAGCTATACAAGAACACTAGCTGGGTTGAGCATCCCGACTTTATTGACTGGCAGAAGCGTTACAACGGCGCTGGAGAACACCCTCTCGCAGCACCCATGCTTGTTATCCAGGGAGATGATGACATTCTAACATACGCTGAGTATGCTGAAGAGGACTTCAATGCCACTTGCAAGAAGCATCCCGAGTCGACTGCTGAGTATAGACTTTACCATAAGACGGATCATGGTCTTGCTCTTTCAGTTTCCCAGGCTGACTTCTTTCCCTGGATCGCGGACCGTTTCAACAAGGTCAAGTTGAACAAGGGCTGCAAGAAGACTGTTATCAAGCCAGTCACGAAGAACTTCGGACTTACCAGCCAGGAGTGGCAAGTGGACCTCCTATGAGCgtcttgatggtgttgtgagGTCGAAGTGGAGGGAGGTTTCTTGTCATCGTTGTTGCATATGTACTTAGCCAGCCgtcttactattactaagcCTGTTACTGATATCTTTGGTCCTACGAGCCAAAACTGGCAGGTTGAGCTGTTCAGGCCAATGGACAAATGCAATGAGATCTGACTCACCATTTTTGGGTTATTGAAGCAGTAGGATATTTGTGAATTTGTACATATTTATGCAACAACGGTCCTCTGGCAATTAATCTTCCGTACATCAATGCCTGCTGCAGAGCCGATGCGTCATAGCATGTATCTTTACcagtaaaagacttatttCATTGCTTCGTTTGAGGGGGCTGTCGCTGATTCGCAGAGACGGTGTAGTCCTACCACAGGATCGTAAGGTGCTCGTTGAGATCTCAAGAAGAAATCCAGCGACGGGTTTCATATTGAACCAATCAGCCAATAGCGGTCTCAGCGACCTTTATCTTGTTACTGCAACATGTTGGTGGCTTCGAATTTGTGAGGGCGGGGTACTTGGGAGGCCCACCAGATTCCTGTGCCACCCAACATGTGTTCCTTTCTCTCTGTTGCGAACATGTAACCAGTACTTTCATTCATCTTACGTGGGTTTTATCAGTTTTACTTCTTATCACAAATTCTTACCTCTGTGTCAGCATGGATAATTCGTCGTTAATGCTGgccctccagctccaacaACAGGACCTAAGCCTATGGGAACAGTCCAGGAAGGGAAAGCAGCGCGAGGGTCAAGTGACAGATTCCgatcttgctcttgaagcttgtcgtcatgagcttgagcttaTGGCAGCTCAGATCTCCGATCAAGCATTGGCCCTTAGCATCGCAAGAGCTGTTGAGTCGGATGGGCAGCTTATTAGAGAAGCTCAGTTGGCGGAGGAGCAAGCTGCCAAGGATCGTGAATATGCCGTCAGACTGTCAAATGATCCCATTGCAGCAACAAGATCGGATCCCGCGAAGGCGAAGAAACTCCAAAGAGTAGAGGAAGAGCacgatgatgatttgatCGACATCCTGAGATCAATGAATCTAGGCGGCTTTGACTACTCAATGTCGGGCCAACCTGAGTCGTCAAGCtgggcatcatcaagaaaaCCGCCTCAGACGCGGGAGTGCATCGCCTGCAACGACCGTTTCCCGCCTCTTGCATTGTCTCAGTCACCTTGTTCCCACGATTACTGTCGAGAGTGCCTCGTTAGCTTGGTTCGTTCGTCTCTGCAGGATGAGACTCTATTTCCACCGCGATGCTGTGGCCAAAACATTCCCATCAAACAAGGCCGATGGTTGTCGCCAGAACTTGTCGGACAGTTCCAAGCAAAGAAGCTGGAATTCGAGACCCCAAATCGGACTTACTGCAGCGAGCCTTCCTGCTCAACATTTGTACCGCCAGCCTTCATCTCTGGTGATAGAGCTACTTGTCCAAAGTGTAATCGGATGACTTGTATCCACTGCAAGGGGCCACACCATCTCGGTGTCTGTCCTAGTGATACCGCCTCGCAGCAAGTCTTGCAGCTTGCGGACCAAAATGGCTGGCAACAGTGCTTCAACTGCCGAAGGCTGGTTGAGTTAAACTATGGATGCTATCATATAAGTAAGTCCCGAGGAGGTTGAGCATGTTGCAAGGTTACTGATCTGGAGCGCAGCCTGTCTTTGTAAAGCACAGTTTTGTTATATTTGCGGCAAGAAGTGGAAGAGTTGCAAGTGTCCCCATTGGGAAGAAAGGCGCCTGATGCGAAGAGTCAATGACATTGTCAACCGAGATGACAACGTTGGCCAGTTGAACGCGAGGGCACGGCAGGCACGTGTTGAACAGGAGAGATTGAATCTGATGCAGAATCATGAGTGCACGCACAGAACTTGGAACTACCGTGGTGGTCGTCACCGCTGCGAGGAATGTCGCGACGTTCTTCCGCACTATATTTTCGAGTGCCCTCAATGCCATGTCATGGCTTGCAGAAGATGCCGATATAACCGCCTTTGAACCAGCTGTTCCATAGTCATACATGACTTGAGCATTGAAGATTGGAAGAATGGACATTAGACAATTTTAAATGCCAGCATCCTTTCAATGCCTATGCTATGCATAAACTGATAATATGATTACATTATATGCTGCCAATAAAGTAGCTAAAAGATAGTGATCGAAGAAGAGCCTATCAGCTGGCATCTTGATAAGGTGCGCATGGTTATACAGAGTTCGGAGTCCAGCCCTTCACTTGGACCAAGTATTCCTTGATGCTTCTCTCACTGGGTCACCGGACTCATACTAGAACTAACACCAGGGTACTTCGACTCCTCCTTCCAGGCTTCCGGGGCTTTGCAAATCCTTATATCCTTCCCTTTCGCTTTGTACATGACCCTATTTTGGCAGTTGTCGCAGATGTGTTCAATGTCGAATGACCACTTTGCCATATACGGAGCGACTGCTCCACAGACTGTTGTCATCAGTAGCGCAACCGCTTGTAGGCTGTCATTTGTTAGCGGAGTCTCTGTCGAGGTGACGTCTTTCACGTACTGAGTTGTGCTTGacggcttcttcttcactcttGTTTCGCTTCGGCGTAGACAGAACGGACAATCGATGGCTTCGGGTTGGTCCCCAAGGAGATGCAGAGGTGTTACAGTATTTGAGACTGGGGGAGCAGGTATGACTTCCAAGCCAGAAGCATATTCAGTATCTGTTTGTGACGTTACACTCATAGGTAAATTATCGCGATTATGAGCGTATTCCACAAGCGCAAGCTCGGGCGCATCGTGCATGACAGCTTGTGGAAGGCAATCAGAGTCAGCTCGAGGGGCGTGTGCTACTTCGAGTGTACTATGGTTGCGAGAGTCGAGATCCGTTCCCGTAAGGGGCGGTAATGTAAATGACTCGGTCGATCGAGAGTTTATAGGCGTCATGGCCATTGGTGACACCGAGACATTAAAGGCGACTGGGCTTGAGGTCGTTGTCATAGGAGACACAAAGCCATCTGATGTGAGGGGATCTGTTGTAGTTGCCTCTGAGTagcttggtggtggtagGGAACTTTTCATGTTAGTACAAGACTTGTAGAGGGCGAAGAAGCTTCTCACCCTGCTGGGACATGGTACAACTGCCGGTCTTTGGAGTCCATCAGGAGGGAAGGGAACATGAGAAAAGTGACAAAACCTGGCAGCATTCCACTAGGAAGAGCAGGAGACAAGATATTTAACTAGCTCAATGCAAGCTCGACCATGGCCCATTAGGCTCATGTGTTCGGCATCGACGGAGCTTCTCAGAACAAGCGATCAACCCACTAATAGTTATTTCAAGGCCCTACGAGGCCAAGTTTAGATTAAAGTGAAACTCTATAGCATCTCGGCCACGCGTAGCGTGCGCAATGATCAACCCCAGAGCCGTAATGCAATTTGAAATCATGCCGCAGATGGCACTAGCCAACGGCACAATCCGGTACCGAAACCGAAACCGAGAGCGGCACCGAGGCCGCCTCAACCAATCAAATAGCAGCTGCCTCATGAGAGAATGACGATCAAAAGGGCCCAGACTGAGCACTGAGCTTTGTTGACGTTCCTGAGATTCTAACAAGCTTATTTGGTTGGGTCGGGTTAAATATAGTGCCAGTAGGGCTGGTTTTCCGGGTTGTGCTATGTCTCTAAGCCTCAGAGCTCGGTTTCTCTTTTGCACTTTGTAGGTTTTTTCGAATACGTGTATGAGAATCTACGGTAACTGCCgcgtaattaataaagttgaGACTTATTGATTCAGATTGTCTTGAGTCGATTGCTAATGTTATAAATGTTGGTACTTCCATCACTATCCAGCTTGATCATTATCTCaagcctcaacatcctcattcCATTGTAATCGCGCGAccgtttctttttcttcactACCTTCAAAAACTTCATCAAAATGATGCCTGTATttctcaagaagatggagcCGTTCTTCACCCTCCGCAACAAAATCCCCCTGCAGATTGTTATAGTCACCTTGATCATTACCGTCATCACCCTCTCAGGCGTGCGACTCATCTTGCCCAATCGGCCCCCAGGTCGCTCCACCACTATGGGTCTCGGCATGGTAAGCCTATTTTCCGACACGCGATCCCTCAGATCTAACATGTTTCTTCTCAGGGGGCCAAgtccctcatcatcctggCCTACGAGATCCTCACCGAGCACTCTCTCCGCTTCCATCGCTGGAGCAGCCTCAAGGCTTACTTCATCCTTAATGCCATGGAAGTTGTCTTCTGGGCAGCTGTTGCGTTTATGATGATTCGAGGTAACTCTCAGCTTTGTGTCGGAACGAGCTGCGCGCTGGGTTGGGTTGTCTTTGTGTTGGCTGGTTTCTTGAGGTAtgtccttctcagcatcaataCCAGATCGCGACTAACAAATCAGCCCGATTTACAAGTACCTTGCTGTGGTCACCTATCTGGATTGGCGATTTTACAAGAAGAACGGCTTTCCCCGcgggacgaggatgaagaatacGGATGAGTCGCTTAGCACTCTCCGCTCTGATGATACCGCGTATCGCCACTAAGAAGCGACACGACGGCCGTGATAAGGTTGAGAGCCTGAAAGAGGCACGGGGCCAGGGCTGCGTCACAAGATTTTCAAGGAGTTACCTGGGCTTGTATGGATGGAGTTATTGTGGAATTATCTATGCATTCGTTTGGCTTTTGTATTCCAGCCATCTTTCCTTTTGTTCAACATCTAGATGGTTTCTCTCTCTTTAGATTCAATGAACTTGAGCATTTTTCTCACATTCAATTGCTCCCAAGCACCACTCCAGCAATGACGACCATCGAGGTCCCATTTCGTTCCGGATATCTTGTAGCACAGGCTTGCCCCAATTCCTCATGAACCATTGTGATCTTCCAACTCGATCCAGAATGACACAATAGTGCGCGAGGATACAAAGTGCAATAGGGTGTCGCTGCCTGATGAGATCCAGAAATTCCGAGCTGACAGATAAACACCAAGTCATGGCAATTCGCTCATCAGGCTTAGTCGTTGCTCCAATGTGATTCTCTATCCAGGTGATTGCTGATGCGATCGAGTCTTGACATATCGCGATTCCCTCATCTTCGAAGCCATCTGGTATGGCAATTTGTCGAAGCTGTGTGAGCGTGGCGTCAAGAAGAGGCGTCGAGCCAGACTGGCTTCCCAGGACGAACAGATGTCCAATCCTGCTCTCTTTGAGTAATGGCTCATATCTGTTCAGAATGTCACTCATACCCCGAATAAGCACAAAAACATCGAGAAGATCGTCAATACGAGGCTGTTGACCAGCATTGTGAGCCCCGAGACCAGCGAACGCTCCAATGCCCAGTAGTGAGgatgataaaaagatctCCACGCAGCTCTCTTCAGTGATGCACGCGACAGCTGAACGAAGACCGGCGATAGCCTTATTTTGGTGTTGTGATGCACAAATAGCGTAGTCTGGACGATCTGGATGCAGGGAGGCCAAGTGGAATGCAGATACAGACAAGActtgatggagaagataGACATGGCTCAGCGATAGCCGGGGTAGCTCAATCTGCCATATTTGCCGAAGCTCATCTGCTCGCGGAAGGGTAAGGTAAGTAGACGTCGAATACTGGTGCATCAACTCAAGATCCGTGAGCCAAGTACTTTGCTCTATTGACTCTTGGCCTGTTACGAACTTGGCTAGGTACGGCAATGGATCAGGGCTCGCGATCGACGAGTTGGCATTCGAGCTTTTCTGACGATCATGTCTCAGGGCATCGGTCTGTGTGATCAATCAAGTCAGCGTCTGTTTATATCCACATAGATAACAACCTACGGACTTTATCAGCTGAACGCGCTCGTCGTACTTCCGAGGGTTCCTGGTAGACACAGGATAAGCCGTGTCTCTCGCACGCTGAGCAAGGCTGCTTCTCATCACACTGGCTGGGTAATTAGTCTGACGGCATTGACGTGTGCTGAGTACTCCGTTCTCACCTTGACGCGTCGTTGTTTACAGCGCATGCAACCCCTTCGAGACTTTTTGTACCCTAAGCGTGGGGGCATTGTGGCAGTTTTGTCGGTTGTTCTTTTGCTGAATGGTTTCGCTATCGCTTTCGCGATGGGCTTTGGGCGGTTAGTGATTGATAGGGTTGCATGAAATGGATGAATTAAGGTTGATCAGTGGAGATCAATTATGCAAAATTATAAATGCTGCTTATGTAAAAACTGTTTCTGCCTATTTAGctagcttaaaaaaaagagtaattaagtatataacttttttattttaagaaataaagcttttttttttaataacacatctttatatactttataagtttaatatattttttttatatagctagccACACTGCCCTTTCCCtatcttattttttaatGGCGAGGAGAAATCCATCGTAGTTCTTCTCCCCAACTGTTTGAATCACCGTTGCGTCAACACGGTCATCCTTCCCAATCGCTTCTATGAGTTGTCTAGTGCCTAAGACGCGATCATCTTTCTTAGCTTCATCGGCAGAAGCAACCTTGCCGTTCCGAACAACGTTGTCTACGATGATAGCTGTATTGGGACTTGTCATGCAGACTGCCAGATTGAAGTATGCGAGATTGTCTTGCTTATTCGCATCGATAAAGACAAAGTCAAACGGCGGTCGTTCTCCAGTTTCAACTTGGGTCGCCAATAACGGAAGAATGTCGAGGCCAGCACCCTGAAGGATCTCAACTTGTTCCTTTAAGCCCGCTCCTGTAAGATTGTCCGATGCCACAGCAGCGTACTCCTTGTTTATCTCTATCGTCGTTACCTTAACGGTTGGCCCCGCTAATGCCATCCATGCCGCGCTGTAACCACCTAGTGTACCGACTTCGAGAACATTGGTGGCATTGCAAAGCTGGACTTGTAGCTTGAGAAACTTGGCCTGTGCTGAAGAACAGGCGATATCTGGGAGGCCGGCGGCAACGGAATCGCGGTAGATTTTATCCATTGCTGAGATGTACGAGTCTTTTGCATTATTTAAAAGGTGTGAGTTGACGTAATTGTCAACTTCGACATGCCTCGAATCTCTCTCGTAAGTAGAGTCATATGACTGTGAGTCAACGGGCGTGAACTTTGGAGCCGACATGATATATATCAATGGCCAATGTGCTATTTGGCGGAGAGATCGTCTTTTAGTCGGTTGAGCTTAAAAGATGACGTAAAGGTGggataaataagatattaaatatatacagCAGCAAATGTCAATCGCGCCCTTTAACAGCTCGAAAAGTTCTCATTCGAGCTAGAAAATCAAATTTGTGGGACTCAAATCATTCTAACGCCTCTCTCTTCGGCCCGAAGTCAGTCTTTCCGGCTTCCGGCGAGTATGACTTTGTCCGCTGAACTACGGGCATTGTGTCACCCCAAGACTCAATAGGAGGCTAAAGGCAATAATGGAGTCAATTGAATAAGTCAGCAATGTATACAACTAATAACAGTAAGGTATGGACAAACACCAGCCCAGCATTCTAAAAATATTCTGCAGGATCAAGACATGAATCATAACGACAGAGGTCAGGGAGTATGCTTGATGTCTTGACTTCTGGCTCATCTCCATCGTACAAGTGTTAGTATGACGGCTCGCCCTTCAGTTTGGGCTTTCATCCCCAAGTAAATTGAACGGATTGGGAGGCGTGAATGAAGAGAGCTTTAGTCCAACTTTCAATCTGGCAATGAAAGCATGATATCCTCCTGTAGCAGTTTGAGGACGGTTGACAAGGTCTGTGGTGTATAAGGTCTAATGGCTTTTGCTTCCTGGATGGTCTGGAATGTGCCAACTATCTAAGGGTTGGGATATCTTGGTAACGTGCCGAGCGGCGACTGCCAAGGTAGTCAATATATACGGCAACACTCAATCCGACCTCCAACGAATGGGCTCCGTCAGTGTTCTGATCTGAGCCAGCAGATCTTTCGAAGAGGTTCCGCAGCTAAAACCAAGTGTTACCGGTAGCTAACGTCGCGATCGTGCTGTTATTTGAGAAAAGAGAGCTGTGGTTAGTGGCGTCGTGGTTAAGATTCTGGTCGGCACCTACCGTCCCGAGATAGGTGGAGGGTCCTTATACTACTGAGCTTGACCAGGCCTCGGGCCAGGTCCGAAGAAATCGCTAGATACATAAAGCGAGAACCCATGTACTTTTCCAATGATTTGCAACGGGTCCTGGAGCACAACAGACTACACCCTGGAATGTCTACTTCCTGATAACATTGCCAGATCCTAAATCCagaaaaagatataagtaattactagtagctataaaaCGAgataatcttatttatagaattaaggaaatataatatactaaagatattttaatatccTCTTTTTATtgttatataaaaaataatttattatttaaaaagcttatattaattaagttattaaataaagtttaaataaatattaaattcaAGTAAGAAAAAGATTATCTAGAACTGTTTCCTAGTAAATGCCTGTAAAATCTAATTGCTCCATTTGCCAACGGTCTAAAAAGTCAAACCCGATAAAGTCCCCATACAAGAATGACTGATCATCCTGGGGTAAAGTCATATCTGTTGGAGGCGGTTGCAATATTTGCCCATCGCTTAAAGTTTGGTCTTGGGGGATGGTCTGGATCGTGCTGATTTGCTCAGTATCGCTCGTCGACATTGGATAAAGCTTGTTCTTGGAGAGGACAATCTCGAATGCCGGCAGAGCTCTCTTGATAGCAGGAGTATCGCGAATCTGGTCAAGTGCAAGCATGGTGTGTTGAACCGATATCCGAGCCATTGAGCGAATGAGGCTGGACTCTGCAGCGTCAAGCGCAGACTCTATATGCAGGGCTAAAAGGGCAGTAATAGTAGTAATgctgagaaagaaaaggtcaGAAAGTTCAGGGATGCAAGGATCAGAGGCAGTACTTACAAAGTGGTTGGCAACTTTTGAATCGTGTTGTTGATCATGACGCGTTTAACGATGGTGTCAAGCTCAAATATTGCTGATCTGAAGCGTTGCTGCGCCCACTCGCGCAAACCGCCATCGCTCATTTGCCATCGCCCACGACGCAGCAAACGACACATGATGCACTCAAAGCGATAGCTGGTAGTCAGAGCTTCGAGATGATATTTCTCACCATTTGCAAAAGACGCCATGAGCTGCATCCGCTCGGGGAGTGATGTTCGCCACGCATCAAGTGGCAGTATTCGCTTATGAATCTCTTCTGCAGATGGGGTTGAACTTGTCACGACAGACATGACATTCCCGACTGAGATGAATGTCAGATGATCCGTTGGTGCTAAAGGGGGCCGAGACTTACAGATCTGAGCTAACTCGCATTGAGCTATTAGGGACACCTTTTGGGCCTGTGATATTGGTGATAAGATTCCGGACCATTGCTCAATGTCTTCAGTCTCCCAGTCAGCCTCTGTGAGGGGTCTGATTGGAGGCGCATTAGCAAGCAGCCGCATGTTCTgcgtgttgatgaagaaatggaagataTCTCTGTTCTACACCGGGTTAGTCTGGCGTTCAGATTGTGAAGGTCTGGAACTCACATGTAAAACCCACCAGATTCGTCTGTAGAGCTTTTGAGATCCGTCGTCACGAAGACAACTGATATACGTAAGCAATGCCATTGTTCGAAGGCGGTGAAGGAGTCACAACTCACGCATTTTGTACACCCATCTTTGAAGCACGGCGGACTGAGTTGTGAAACCAGTACTGAAAGTCCCGGTCAGACGGATGATCCAGGATGATGGCACCAAGAATCATGGATCCTTGCAACATGGAGAGTGGATCACCCTGGCAGTGAAAGTCATGAAAGAGTTTGGCctttgagaagaaagatgctTGTGCCGTTGAACGATCTGGATAGCCGCAGCCAATCAAGACATCATGGGTGACATAGAGACTCGCAGCTGCTGCCACAGCAtgaagcaagaaaagacAACAGCTCCCCGAGCGATAACTCTGGATAAAATCTGTTCTGTTGAGGATGGGTGCAAAAGGATGTACATAGTCGAAGTATGCTTTGACTATGTTCTCCCTGGAGTAACATTAGCTCATATCATTGGTAGTGGTGAGATGGACTTACATGAATCGGGGAGGAGGAAGCTCAAAGACCTTTTTCTTCGCAAGATACTCGTTGTCAACGTCGTCAAGCTGAGGTGGTGGGTTCCAGTGATGTATTTGACTGTTGAAGCTGTCGTCTGGTTCATCGTTTGACTGATGATCACTTGCATCTGTCTGAGCCGCCGAGGTGTCATTGACTGTATCTTGGAGAATATTAAGGTAGAGTAGATCTGCCTGGGTCTGGCCTGGCGGACGACGATCCCTGGAGTGGGGAGTGTCGTTGCGTAAAGAACTGCCAGTATGGCTTGCATGGATAGACTCTTCTACTGGATCAGAATGAGAACTATCTGTTGCTTGTCTTGATACATTTGTTGGAAGCTGTTGCTGTCGTGGCTATGAATTTATGCAACTGTCAGCTTGGTACAGGCCACATGGCAGTGAACTACAGAGGACGTATCACTGGAGTGGTACGAGGGAGGCGATGAGACAGTGACTAACCGACAAAACGGAACCATTGGTATCTGGTATATTTTTCCGCGACCTGGGCGTTTCGGCATTACGTCCTTTTCTAAAACACGCATCAGCGACCAACTTTCAATTCAAAACTTGACTCATCAATGTTATTAAAACTCACACAGTCCGTCGTTTCCGCGCTGACAAGACACACTCATCCGGGCACTCTCTACTAACACAGCTGCCGCAGGGAAgcccaacaacagcagcattgCACTTGATCTTGCGCGTTCTACACGGCACGCAGGCCTTGCTAATCTTGGGCGTAGACGAGGCCCGAGACGGCAGAGGCATTGGGGAATTAGATAAACGAAAATAAATGCGGTGGATATTTTTTGTTTGTCGTGTAAGATGCCGAGATGAACGGCGGTGCGGGGTTTGGctggatgttgaagaagggtgAAATGCCGCGGGGTTTTGGACGGTGATATAGTGAGACAATGATATTGCCGTGGTCCACTTATAATTACGACTGTGGCGCCTGCAGGAATAACGTGCCGTCTGTTCCGGAGCACGCCGAGTGGTCTGCGTGGACTAAACTAGCCCAGAGTCTGCTTTCTAAGCCTGGCTATAATCCCACTCCAAAACACCGCGGACAATTCGATATCGCACGCTCGACGTGTCGCCCCCCTAAACCAACAATggaaaaaagcaaaagccaaTATTCGCTCCTTTAAGAGATGGGTGTCACGATGCCATAATCGTGCGTCTGTGAGATTGTGTCAGAAACATCACAAACAGCCCCCATTCACTATGGCTATTGATCCTCAACCCAGTTCGCCCTCGCTGTCCTCCGAGACTATTGCCAACGACACTATCGGCAATGACAACAATGTCAACGAACCCAGCGTCGAGCCAAAGACACAGGAGCATCAGCATACAGTACCACCTCGACTCTCTCGAATTTATAGTCAAGCGCACCATATCAGCAAGTCATTCATCGATCAAAACTACCCAGGAGAAGGTACAACACAAGCTCCGTATCGTATCAACTTCCTCCCCGACGATTCCCAAAATGCACAGCTGCTCCCCCGATGGAAGAAGTGGGCGTTTGTCCTCCTCCAATCTCTAGCATGTCTCGCAACTACATTTGCTAGTTCAGCGTACTCGGGCGGTATCAAGCAAGTCATTCGCGCGTTTGGCATCTCTCAAGAAGTCGCCACGCTTGGAATCTCGCTCTACGTTCTGGGTTTCACGTTTGGACCTTTGGTCTGGGCGCCCTTGTCGGAGCTTTACGGGCGCAAgaaggtcttcttcttcacctttaTGGTTGCAACGGCATTCAGTGCTGGGGCAGCCGGAGCAGGTTCCATTGCTTCTTTGCTGGTTTTGCGTTTCTTGACTGGATCTATTGGCTCTGCGCCTCTTTCGAATGCCCCGGCGTTGATTGCGGACATGTTTGACAAGTCGGAGCGAGGCTTGGCTATGTGCATGTTCTCGGGAGCCCCTTTCCTGGGACCAGCCATCGGTACGTTCACATCTTTTGTCTTGATTCGAGAAGCAACTAAAATTCTCCAGGTCCTATCGCTGGAGGCTTTCTTGGCGAAACTGCAGGTTGGCGTTGGCTCCACGGGCTCATGGCCGCCTTCACTGGCGTCACCTGGATTGCATGCACCGTCTTCATCCCAGAGACATACGCACCGTACATCCTGCGCAAGCGCGCCCAGCACATGTCCAAGCTTACGGGCAAAGTGTACATCTCAACTCTCGACGCAGACAAGCCACCAAGCTCGGCTGCTCACCAGCTCAAGAACGCATTGACCAGAccttggctgctgctgttcaAGGAGcccatcgtcttcatcacttcCATCtatatctccatcatctaCGGCACCATGTATATGTGCTTTGCCGCGTTTCCCATCGTGTTTCAGCAGGGGAGAGGCTGGAGCCAGGGTATCGGTGGCCTTGCCTTCACTGGTATTGTTATCGGTGTTATTCTGTCT
Coding sequences within it:
- a CDS encoding hypothetical protein (EggNog:ENOG41), producing the protein MLSKFITNILVSGALVAAAAQEPLQPNHCDVACQLAYRKALSVETNRWVNQNVSTDDFYSNPSNLSDYSAGDLVKWEDIPADQASKRWTLPGGVSMSRFFYMTEDIDGKPIPATGFVLMPYSNPLGNDKPFRTLVWTHGTAGGTRQCAPSNHRALYYEWTGPFALVQQGYVVIAPDYAGQGSDIPQGFMYESGALHAGDVSFGLQAARTALGKRITKEWVVIGHSEGGMTAWRTDEREAKPSKATGGFLGAVAIAPALQPIKLIPESFRRAKDGPAGDVVSIFLLQSISRLYPSIKVEDYATDIVLSRIALADQGCINTGGTLYGSLTVKQLYKNTSWVEHPDFIDWQKRYNGAGEHPLAAPMLVIQGDDDILTYAEYAEEDFNATCKKHPESTAEYRLYHKTDHGLALSVSQADFFPWIADRFNKVKLNKGCKKTVIKPVTKNFGLTSQEWQVDLL
- a CDS encoding hypothetical protein (EggNog:ENOG41), producing MDNSSLMLALQLQQQDLSLWEQSRKGKQREGQVTDSDLALEACRHELELMAAQISDQALALSIARAVESDGQLIREAQLAEEQAAKDREYAVRLNKIGSREGEETPKSRGRAR
- a CDS encoding hypothetical protein (EggNog:ENOG41~antiSMASH:Cluster_2.7), which translates into the protein MMPVFLKKMEPFFTLRNKIPLQIVIVTLIITVITLSGVRLILPNRPPGRSTTMGLGMGAKSLIILAYEILTEHSLRFHRWSSLKAYFILNAMEVVFWAAVAFMMIRGNSQLCVGTSCALGWVVFVLAGFLSPIYKYLAVVTYLDWRFYKKNGFPRGTRMKNTDESLSTLRSDDTAYRH
- a CDS encoding hypothetical protein (EggNog:ENOG41~antiSMASH:Cluster_2.7), coding for MDKIYRDSVAAGLPDIACSSAQAKFLKLQVQLCNATNVLEVGTLGGYSAAWMALAGPTVKVTTIEINKEYAAVASDNLTGAGLKEQVEILQGAGLDILPLLATQVETGERPPFDFVFIDANKQDNLAYFNLAVCMTSPNTAIIVDNVVRNGKVASADEAKKDDRVLGTRQLIEAIGKDDRVDATVIQTVGEKNYDGFLLAIKK
- the FUB12 gene encoding Fusaric acid cluster transcription factor fub12 (EggNog:ENOG41~antiSMASH:Cluster_2.7), whose amino-acid sequence is MPLPSRASSTPKISKACVPCRTRKIKCNAAVVGLPCGSCVSRECPDECVLSARKRRTVKGRNAETPRSRKNIPDTNGSVLSPRQQQLPTNVSRQATDSSHSDPVEESIHASHTGSSLRNDTPHSRDRRPPGQTQADLLYLNILQDTVNDTSAAQTDASDHQSNDEPDDSFNSQIHHWNPPPQLDDVDNEYLAKKKVFELPPPRFMENIVKAYFDYVHPFAPILNRTDFIQSYRSGSCCLFLLHAVAAAASLYVTHDVLIGCGYPDRSTAQASFFSKAKLFHDFHCQGDPLSMLQGSMILGAIILDHPSDRDFQYWFHNSVRRASKMGVQNACLRDDGSQKLYRRIWWVLHNRDIFHFFINTQNMRLLANAPPIRPLTEADWETEDIEQWSGILSPISQAQKVSLIAQCELAQIFGNVMSVVTSSTPSAEEIHKRILPLDAWRTSLPERMQLMASFANGEKYHLEALTTSYRFECIMCRLLRRGRWQMSDGGLREWAQQRFRSAIFELDTIVKRVMINNTIQKLPTTFITTITALLALHIESALDAAESSLIRSMARISVQHTMLALDQIRDTPAIKRALPAFEIVLSKNKLYPMSTSDTEQISTIQTIPQDQTLSDGQILQPPPTDMTLPQDDQSFLYGDFIGFDFLDRWQMEQLDFTGIY